One Archangium violaceum genomic window, AGAGCGTGGTGAACTTGATGACGGGGTTGAGCGCCACGGACGAGGTGTCCTTGAACGGGTCTCCCACCGTGTCGCCCACGACCGTGGCGGCGTGCAGGTCCGTGCCCTTGGCCTTGAGCTCCACCTCCACCAGCTTCTTCGCGTTGTCCCACGCGCCACCGGCGTTGGCCATGAAGACGGCCTGGTACAGACCGAACACCGCGATGGAGATGAGGTAGCCCACGAAGAAGTACGGCTCGAGGAACGCGAAGGCCAGGGTGCTGAAGAACACGCCCAGGAAGATGTTGAGCATCCCCTTCTGCGCGTACTGGGTGCAGATCTCCACCACGCGCTTGGAGTCGCTCACGCTCGCCTTCTCCACGCCCTCCAGCTTGATGTTGGCCTTGATGAACTCCACCGCGCGGTAGGCGCCCGTGGACACCGCCTGCATGGAGGCGCCGGAGAACCAGTAGATGATGGCGCCTCCCGTGATGAGTCCCAGCAGGAACGGGGCGTGCAGCAGCGACAGGTTGGACGCGTTGGCCGCGTTGAGCGAGCGGAAGCCGTCGCCGGCCACGGTGATGCCCACCAGGATGACGATGATGGAGAAGATCATCGTCGTGGCGCCCACCACGGCGGTGCCGATGAGCACCGGCTTGGCCGTGGCCTTGAAGGTGTTGCCCGCGCCATCGTTCTCCTCCAGGTACAACTTGCCCTTCTCGAAGTCGGGCGAGAAGCCGAAGTCCTGCTGGATCTCCCCCTTCACGTTGGGGATGTTCTCGATGAGCGACAGCTCGTACACGCTCTGCGCGTTGTCCGTCACCGGGCCGTACGAGTCCACCGCGATGGTGACCGGGCCCATGCCCAGGAAGCCGAAGGCCACCAGACCGAAGGCGAACACCGCCGGGGCGATCATCAGCGTGTTGGGGATGTCCACGCTGAAGAAGTAGGCCCCGCCCATCAGCGCCGCGATGATGATGCCCATCCAGTAGGCGGAGAAGTTGCCGGCCACCAGGCCCGAGATGACGTTGAGCGACGCACCGCCCTCGCGGGAGGCCGTGACGACCTCGCGCACGTGACGGCTCTCCGTGGAGGTGAAGACCTTGATGGCCTCGGGGATGATGGCGCCCGCCAGCGTGCCGCAGGTGATGATGGCGGAGAGCTTCCACCACAGCGTGGGATCTCCCGCCAGGTTCGGGATGAGCAGGTAGGAGACCAGGAACGTCAACGCCACGGACACGATGGAGGTCAGCCACACCAGGAAGGTGAGCGGGGCCTCGAAGTTCATGTGGTCCACGTTCTTGTACTTGCCGCCCTGGAGGATGCCGTTGATGCCGTAGGAGCCCAGGCTCGCCAGCACCATCACGATGCGCATCATGAAGATCCAGACGAGCAGCTGGACCTGGAACTCGGCCCCTGGCACCGCCAGGAGGATGAAGGTGATGAGCGCCACGCCCGTCACGCCGTACGTCTCGAAGCCATCCGCCGAGGGGCCCACCGAGTCACCCGCGTTGTCACCCGTGCAGTCGGCGATGACGCCCGGGTTGCGCGCGTCGTCCTCCTTGATGCGGAAGACGATCTTCATCAGGTCCGACCCGATGTCGGCGATCTTCGTGAAGATACCGCCCGCGATGCGCAGCACCGATGCGCCCAGCGACTCACCGATGGCGAAGCCGATGAAGCACGGGCCCGCGAAGTCCGCCGGCACGAAGAGCAGGATGATGAGCATCAGCAGGAGCTCGGTGGAGATGAGCACCATGCCAATGGACATACCGGCCTGCAGGGGAATGGCGTACGTGGGGTAGGGCTTGCCACGCAAGCTGGCGAACGCCGTGCGGCTGTTGGCGAAGGTGTTCACCCGGATGCCGAACCAGGCCACGCCGTAGCTGCCGGCGATGCCAATGAGGCTGAACGCCAGGATGGTGATGACCTTGATGGGCGCCATGTGCCGCAGGAAGTAGAAGTACACCACCATCACGGCGCCAATCAGCACCTCGAGGACGAGGATGAACTTGCCCTGGGTGATGAGGTACGTCTTGCACGTCTCATAGATGAGCTCGGAGATCTCGAGCATCGACTTGTGCACCGGCAGCTTGCGCAACGCCGTGTATTGCAGGAAGCCGAAGATGAGGCCGAAGAAGGCCACCGCGATGCCAGCCATCAGCAACGAGTGCCCGTTGAGTCCGCCCACGAACGTCACCGCGCGGAAGTCCGGGAGGACGAGATCCGCCTCGCTCGCGCGCGCGGTGCTGCTGGCCATCAGTGTCAGGAGCCCGAGGACCCCCGCGATCCTGCTCATGACGCTCGAGAGAGCGCCATGCCGTGAAATGCATTTCATGGTGTGCAACTCCTCAGAAGCTCATCAATGTGTTGTGACGCGCGGCGCTCTCCTCCCCCGCGCGCCGGGTACACCAGGGATGCGAGTCGAGGGGTTGGCCGCCTGCGGGCGGAGAGCCGCTCGCCGACGCTTCAGCACAGCCTCGCCCTTCAGGGTCAGAGAGCACGCCTGAAGGCTGCTCACATGTACCACCACAGGGGGAGGAAAGTCGAATTCCCGGGATTTTGTTGATTACTGGCTGTTTTGTCAGACACCCACCTTGTCGGGTGGGCCGTCTCGGCTTCACAAAACAAAACGCCCGTCCGGGGCCCGGAGGCCGCCAGACGGGCGTGTGAGGGTTTCCGCGTATGTAACGACTACTGCACCTTCACGTTGATTGTCTTGAGGACCTGATCGCCGCGGAGGATGCTGACGGTCCAGTCGCCGGCCTTGTTCATGCGCACGCCGGTCCACTGACGGGCGCGCCAGCCCTCGCCCTTGATCCTCACGTCCTTGGTCTCGCGCACGACATTGCCCTGCTTCACCTGGACCATCAGGTCATCGATGGTGTCGCCCTGCGGGACCAGGTAGGACTGCCACAGCATCATGCTGGTGTTGGCCTTGACGGCGTCGGGGTTGGCCTCGGCGATGCACTCGAACTTGTTGGGGCCGTTCTTGGCCACCTCGGTGCACAGCTTGGCGTCCACCAGCACGGGGCCCTGGCCCTGCGCCTTGTAGAAGTAGTCCCAGGTGCTCTTCACCGCCTCGGCGGACGGCGTCTTCACCGGCTCCTGCGCCGGAGCCGCCGCGTCCTGAGCCGCCGCGTCCTGAGCCATCGCCACGCCGCCAAACGCCACCATCGCGCACATCGCCAGCTTCTTCAGATTGCCTGCCATTGCGTTTCCCCCTCAATCGGGTTTGCGCCCCAGTGTCTAGCACAGGACGGGCCCCGGTTGGCCACGGGGGCCTCAACCCCAGAGGAAGAAGGCGAGGGTGACGAGCGGCAGGTAGACGAAGAAGGCCACCAGCAGGAAGCCGAGGATGTCCTTGAAGTCCAGCCGCGCCACCGCGAGCAGAGGCAGGGCCCAGAAGGGCTGGATGA contains:
- a CDS encoding sodium-translocating pyrophosphatase codes for the protein MSRIAGVLGLLTLMASSTARASEADLVLPDFRAVTFVGGLNGHSLLMAGIAVAFFGLIFGFLQYTALRKLPVHKSMLEISELIYETCKTYLITQGKFILVLEVLIGAVMVVYFYFLRHMAPIKVITILAFSLIGIAGSYGVAWFGIRVNTFANSRTAFASLRGKPYPTYAIPLQAGMSIGMVLISTELLLMLIILLFVPADFAGPCFIGFAIGESLGASVLRIAGGIFTKIADIGSDLMKIVFRIKEDDARNPGVIADCTGDNAGDSVGPSADGFETYGVTGVALITFILLAVPGAEFQVQLLVWIFMMRIVMVLASLGSYGINGILQGGKYKNVDHMNFEAPLTFLVWLTSIVSVALTFLVSYLLIPNLAGDPTLWWKLSAIITCGTLAGAIIPEAIKVFTSTESRHVREVVTASREGGASLNVISGLVAGNFSAYWMGIIIAALMGGAYFFSVDIPNTLMIAPAVFAFGLVAFGFLGMGPVTIAVDSYGPVTDNAQSVYELSLIENIPNVKGEIQQDFGFSPDFEKGKLYLEENDGAGNTFKATAKPVLIGTAVVGATTMIFSIIVILVGITVAGDGFRSLNAANASNLSLLHAPFLLGLITGGAIIYWFSGASMQAVSTGAYRAVEFIKANIKLEGVEKASVSDSKRVVEICTQYAQKGMLNIFLGVFFSTLAFAFLEPYFFVGYLISIAVFGLYQAVFMANAGGAWDNAKKLVEVELKAKGTDLHAATVVGDTVGDPFKDTSSVALNPVIKFTTLFGLLAVELAVELSAAGQATITRVFAGLFFIASMVFVYRSFYGMRIETPMSAIAGEGKPTIKPA